The Ignavibacteriales bacterium genomic sequence ATTGCACACGATCATCACTAGGAGGACGCGGAAAAAGGCATCCAAAGGACAAACTTCGTCAGGCTGAGCGAAGTCGAAGCCTGCTGTTTGCCTCAATTGAGACGTTTCGACTCCGCTCAACGTGACGCAAACTTAGCTTTTACGCATCCTGCTAGTCAAAAACCAGACGCTTCTCTATTTGCAGGATCGAGGTCACGCCTTGTTGATCCAACAGCGCACTCAGTGCATTGAATGCTCGCCAGGATCCCCGATTCTGCGCCCCGCGTATTCATTAAGAAACTATCAGTATGAGTTCAGCCGATCCGCCTGGACCTTGTATCCTCCAGTCGCTTCTGCATGCGCTCGCACGAATCTTTAGCCAATCGTCAATAGGCATAGTGAGTTTCTGCGGCATCGGCGCTTGGCAGCGAGAGTATTGAAAAAGCTGAGGAAAACGCGAGAGAATTCGCGCAGATTCATTGGGGCATTCGGCTTTTTGAGATTCGAGTCAGCTCTTGCGAACGCCGAAAAAGCTCAGCAAAGACGCGCGTTTTTTCGCGCGAATTCATTCGGGAATTTCCATTCCTTTTATTCAAAGTCCATTTTGAGAAAGCATGAAAAGGCTAGCAATCTAACAAGTTTTTTTCGCGCGAATTCATTGCAGAATTCGGATGCCAACGAATGAGATCCGTGTCGAGAAATCCTCAAAAACCTCAACAAAACTGACGAACATTTTCGCGCGAATTCACACGGAAATACGGGAGTAGATACCAGTAGGATTTGTAGGAAATCGAATGAAGAGTGAAGCAGAGGAAAAAAAAGCCGGCATTGCTTCAATGCCGGCGTGTTGAAAACATTCAGCAAAAGTGGGATTACTTCTTGATTCCCAGGACAGCTTCTTTCGCTGCTTTCGCAACTCTGAATTTCACTACTGTTTTCGCAGGAATCTGAATCTGCTCACCAGTGGCCGGATTGCGACCAATGCGTGCTTTGCGGGCAACCAGCACGAGCTTTCCGATGCCAGGCAGTGTGAAGGAATTCTGCGCTTCTCTGTAAGACAGATGCGCCATTTCCTCAAGAATTGCCACGGCTGTTTTTTTCTTGAGCTCAAATTTGCTGGCTAAATGTGCAGCAATCTGGCTCTTTGACATTGGCTTTCCCATAAGAAAAACCTCTCTATAAAATTGTGGAGGGTAGTGTAGTTAGTTAAAGGACACCTGAAACAAAAGCCTGTAGCTCTTTACACCGTCAAGCGACCTCTAATTTCTCTAGCAAATATAAGGGTTTTAGAACGAATGTCAACAAGAAAATGACAATTACCCAATAATTACGGGCCTACTATCGAACTTCAGATTCGCGGCAGGACCTCAATGCAATTTGTTTGAGTATAAGGAGTTACAGACGCATCAAAACACCAACAAAACGAGGGTTGGGCGAATTGTGTGACGGATGGCTCACGGGGAAGACTTAAGAATGGCAATTCTCTCGAGATCTGAAGTTCAGCGGCGCCTCACGATTTCATGCTTCGAACCTGTTCGCGCGTGTCGATTGAATTTTGATGAGGGATGATCTGAGCAGAGAGAGAAATTGTGATCCGAATGGAGAATCATCATGTTGGTCTCACGGAATTCGTTCTTCGATTCCGAACGAGAGATGAAATGATCATCGCCGTGTAACGAGGACTCTCTGACGCAGCGCACAGCAGCAACGTGAATCATTTTGTACTGAAGCTTCTTCGCTTGAAGCACATTCCCATCCGTAACAAATACATAATGCTTTTTGACTTGTGTTTCTGGTTTTTGTTCGGTAGGTTTGTCCGTCACAATTATAGAAATCCTTCACTTTTTCCCTTCAATAGTCCCAAGCACATCGTGAATCTGCATTTTGGTAGTTACACTCCGTCTATTGTTCACACGGGAATGTTTTCAATCAGATATAACAAACAATCATCCAACCTTCAGGAGGCTAGTATGAAGCCAACCATTACCAAATGGTTTGCAGTAGCTTTTCTTGCGCTTCTTTGCATCGGGACCTCCTCCCTGTTTGCTCAAGGTATCACAACCGCCGCCATCGGCGGAAAGATCGTGAGTTCGACAGGTGAGGCACTCCCAGGCGCCAATATTATCGCTGTTCACACACCGAGCGGCACTACGTACGGCACAAGCTCACGCCCGAACGGGAGGTTCACCATTCCGAACGTGCGCGTCGGAGGCCCC encodes the following:
- a CDS encoding HU family DNA-binding protein; the protein is MSKSQIAAHLASKFELKKKTAVAILEEMAHLSYREAQNSFTLPGIGKLVLVARKARIGRNPATGEQIQIPAKTVVKFRVAKAAKEAVLGIKK